A genomic window from Nocardioides rotundus includes:
- a CDS encoding [protein-PII] uridylyltransferase yields the protein MTATGRRERTAAADALCAKAYDVEGGPETGVALVAVGGYGRGELAPYSDLDVVLVHDPEADLGGLGERLWYPLWDTGARVDHAVRTLPEMVEQAAADVRVALGLLDVRHLAGDPNLTLRLRAAVLGDWRRSARDRIPELRELTRRRHASVGELGHAAVPDLKEAEGGLRDAVVLAGLVATWLVDVPPEVQRVRGRLLDVRDALHEVAGRGSDRITPELWGPLAETLEWPDEAAAQRRVRELGRRLTHLSRLAWRRAGGVIDRPGRAGDVRGPALEPIGHGLALSRGEVVLGRRTRPDADPTLLLRAAAEAAERDAVLAPATAARLVREGSPLPEGSPLPEPWPPEARQLLVRLLVAGPGLREVWSTLEETGALARILPEWDRIRLLPHASVIHRYTVDRHVVETCVEAGPLIRRVARPDLLAVAALLHDIGKGGLVEHSVAGEPIACEVAARMGFSPEDRVTIGLLVRHHLLLARVASSRDPDDPATAAGIADAVGSREALALLRALTEADARATAPQAWTAWRAGLVDALTARTDALLAAREAGSPAPRPVQADIPVPAEVVADPAAVSFRIEPSGDGGRVVVVATDRVGLLADVTAVLALSRLSVRGARAWSQAEHAVSVWDVSDVEVDPAVLRQRYDAVRSGRLDPSARLRPGPGGPAASVAVRPEASTRATVLEVRAGDHRGVLHQVCAALAGLGISVRSAHIDTLGPQAVDVFYLQEEAAGALSEPRGAAAAHAVRAALTG from the coding sequence ATGACCGCCACTGGACGCCGCGAGCGGACCGCCGCGGCCGACGCGCTGTGCGCCAAGGCGTACGACGTGGAGGGCGGCCCCGAGACCGGGGTCGCCCTCGTGGCGGTCGGCGGGTACGGCCGCGGCGAGCTGGCGCCGTACTCCGACCTGGACGTGGTGCTGGTGCACGACCCGGAGGCCGACCTCGGCGGGCTGGGGGAGCGGCTGTGGTACCCGCTGTGGGACACCGGCGCCCGGGTGGACCATGCGGTCCGCACACTGCCGGAGATGGTCGAGCAGGCCGCCGCGGACGTTCGGGTGGCGCTGGGGCTGCTCGACGTGCGGCACCTGGCCGGCGACCCGAACCTGACGCTGCGGCTGCGGGCCGCCGTCCTGGGGGACTGGCGGCGCTCCGCACGGGATCGGATCCCCGAGCTGCGCGAGCTCACCCGGCGCCGGCACGCCTCCGTCGGAGAGCTCGGGCACGCGGCCGTCCCGGACCTCAAGGAGGCCGAGGGAGGGCTGCGGGACGCGGTCGTGCTGGCCGGGCTGGTCGCGACCTGGCTGGTCGACGTGCCGCCGGAGGTGCAGCGGGTGCGAGGGCGGCTGCTGGACGTGCGGGACGCGCTGCACGAGGTGGCAGGCCGGGGGAGCGACCGCATCACGCCGGAGCTGTGGGGGCCGCTCGCCGAGACGCTGGAGTGGCCGGACGAGGCGGCCGCGCAGCGGCGGGTGCGCGAGCTCGGGCGGCGGCTGACCCACCTGTCCCGGCTGGCGTGGCGACGCGCCGGCGGGGTGATCGACCGGCCAGGGCGTGCGGGGGACGTCCGCGGGCCGGCCCTGGAGCCGATCGGGCACGGCCTCGCCTTGTCACGGGGCGAGGTCGTGCTCGGTCGCCGTACCCGGCCCGACGCGGACCCCACGCTGCTGCTGCGGGCGGCCGCCGAGGCCGCCGAGCGGGACGCCGTGCTGGCGCCGGCCACGGCGGCGCGCCTGGTGCGGGAGGGGAGTCCGCTGCCGGAGGGGAGTCCGCTGCCGGAGCCCTGGCCGCCGGAGGCCCGTCAGCTGCTGGTGCGGCTGCTGGTGGCCGGGCCGGGCCTGCGCGAGGTGTGGAGCACGCTGGAGGAGACCGGCGCCCTGGCCCGGATCCTGCCGGAGTGGGACCGGATCCGGCTGCTGCCGCACGCCTCGGTGATCCACCGCTACACCGTGGACCGGCACGTCGTGGAGACGTGCGTGGAGGCCGGGCCGCTGATCCGCCGGGTCGCCCGGCCCGACCTGCTCGCCGTGGCCGCGCTGCTGCACGACATCGGGAAGGGCGGCCTGGTCGAGCACTCCGTGGCCGGTGAGCCGATCGCGTGCGAGGTAGCCGCCCGGATGGGCTTCTCGCCCGAGGACCGCGTGACCATCGGGCTCCTGGTGCGACACCATCTGCTGCTCGCGCGGGTGGCGAGCAGCCGCGACCCCGACGACCCGGCGACCGCCGCGGGGATCGCCGACGCGGTCGGCTCCCGCGAGGCGCTGGCCCTGCTGCGCGCGTTGACCGAGGCGGACGCGCGCGCGACGGCACCGCAGGCCTGGACGGCCTGGCGGGCCGGTCTGGTGGACGCGCTCACGGCCCGGACCGACGCCCTGCTCGCCGCCCGCGAGGCCGGGAGCCCCGCCCCGCGCCCCGTGCAGGCCGACATCCCCGTGCCCGCCGAGGTCGTCGCGGACCCCGCGGCGGTGTCGTTCCGGATCGAGCCTTCAGGCGACGGTGGCCGGGTGGTCGTGGTCGCCACCGACCGGGTCGGCCTGTTGGCCGACGTCACCGCCGTCCTCGCCCTCTCCCGGCTCTCGGTCCGCGGCGCCCGGGCGTGGAGCCAGGCCGAGCACGCCGTGTCGGTGTGGGACGTCAGCGACGTCGAGGTCGACCCCGCGGTGCTGCGCCAGCGGTACGACGCCGTCCGCTCCGGCCGCCTCGACCCCTCCGCCCGCTTGCGCCCCGGACCGGGCGGGCCGGCCGCGAGCGTCGCCGTACGTCCCGAGGCGTCGACCCGGGCCACCGTGCTCGAGGTCCGCGCCGGCGACCACCGCGGCGTCCTCCACCAGGTCTGCGCCGCCCTGGCCGGTCTCGGGATCTCGGTCCGCTCCGCGCACATCGACACCCTGGGCCCCCAGGCCGTGGACGTGTTCTACCTCCAGGAGGAGGCGGCCGGTGCGCTCTCGGAGCCGCGGGGCGCTGCCGCGGCGCATGCGGTGCGGGCTGCGCTCACCGGTTAG
- a CDS encoding P-II family nitrogen regulator, with product MKLVTAVIKPHKWEDVREALETFGVTGMTVSEVSGYGRQKGHTEVYRGAEYDIALVPKIRIEIVVDDPDAEDVVGIITKTAQTGRIGDGKVWVSPVDTVVRVRTGDRDESAL from the coding sequence ATGAAGCTCGTCACGGCGGTGATCAAGCCGCACAAGTGGGAGGACGTCCGGGAGGCGCTGGAGACCTTCGGCGTCACCGGGATGACGGTCTCGGAGGTCAGTGGCTACGGCCGGCAGAAGGGTCACACCGAGGTCTACCGCGGCGCGGAGTACGACATCGCGCTGGTGCCCAAGATCCGGATCGAGATCGTGGTCGACGACCCCGACGCCGAGGACGTCGTCGGGATCATCACCAAGACCGCGCAGACCGGCCGGATCGGCGACGGCAAGGTCTGGGTCTCCCCGGTCGACACCGTGGTCCGGGTCCGCACCGGCGACCGCGACGAGTCGGCGCTCTGA
- a CDS encoding ammonium transporter translates to MEYGLHAWMLMSASLVLMMTVPALALFYGGMSRSKSVLNMMMMSFGALGVIGIVYVLWGWSMSYGSQDVALLFNNPFESFGLAGIEPAGYIGVAFQLTFAVITAALISGAIADRVRFSAWMVFVPIWVTLSYFPLAHQVWGGGFLSGAENGLAALVSGVSDGAANVAPIDYAGGTVVHINAGVAGLVLALLIGARKGFGKEPMKPHNLTLTMIGAGLLWFGWFGFNVGSWVPGDLTGDAAGQYWMEESGLVWLNTTVATCAAMLGWLAVERIRDKRATSLGAASGIVAGLVAITPACGALSPVGSIVLGLVAGALCACAVGLKHRWGYDDSLDVVGVHLVGGLVGTVGIGFLATGTGLLYGGGAMQLLVQVLVAVYAMAWSGVATLLVGLAIKYTLGWRVEDDEEVEGIDFAEHGEAAYDLQGTSGARRGLTGHVPVPAGRHEKRESEGATA, encoded by the coding sequence ATGGAGTACGGCCTGCACGCCTGGATGCTGATGTCGGCGTCCCTCGTGCTGATGATGACGGTGCCCGCGCTCGCCCTGTTCTACGGGGGCATGAGCCGGTCGAAGTCCGTCCTGAACATGATGATGATGTCGTTCGGCGCCCTGGGGGTGATCGGCATCGTCTACGTCCTGTGGGGCTGGAGCATGTCCTACGGCTCCCAGGACGTGGCGCTGCTGTTCAACAACCCCTTCGAGAGCTTCGGGCTGGCCGGCATCGAGCCGGCGGGATACATCGGGGTCGCGTTCCAGCTGACCTTCGCGGTGATCACCGCCGCGCTGATCAGCGGCGCGATCGCCGACCGGGTGCGGTTCTCGGCCTGGATGGTCTTCGTGCCGATCTGGGTGACGCTGTCCTACTTCCCCCTGGCCCACCAGGTGTGGGGCGGCGGCTTCCTGTCCGGCGCGGAGAACGGCCTGGCCGCGCTGGTCTCCGGAGTGAGCGACGGTGCGGCGAACGTGGCGCCGATCGACTACGCCGGCGGCACCGTGGTGCACATCAACGCCGGCGTCGCCGGCCTGGTGCTGGCCCTGCTCATCGGCGCCCGCAAGGGCTTCGGCAAGGAGCCGATGAAGCCGCACAACCTGACCCTGACCATGATCGGCGCCGGCCTGCTGTGGTTCGGCTGGTTCGGCTTCAACGTCGGCTCCTGGGTGCCCGGCGACCTCACCGGGGATGCCGCAGGGCAGTACTGGATGGAGGAGTCCGGCCTGGTCTGGCTCAACACCACCGTCGCCACCTGCGCGGCGATGCTGGGCTGGCTCGCGGTCGAGCGGATCCGGGACAAGCGCGCCACCTCGCTGGGCGCCGCCTCGGGCATCGTGGCAGGGCTGGTCGCCATCACCCCGGCCTGCGGGGCGCTCAGCCCGGTCGGGTCGATCGTGCTCGGCCTGGTCGCCGGGGCGCTCTGCGCCTGCGCGGTCGGCCTGAAGCACCGGTGGGGGTACGACGACTCCCTCGACGTCGTCGGCGTCCACCTCGTCGGCGGGCTCGTCGGCACGGTCGGGATCGGCTTCCTCGCCACCGGGACCGGGCTGCTCTACGGCGGCGGCGCGATGCAGCTGCTCGTGCAGGTGCTGGTCGCCGTCTATGCGATGGCGTGGAGCGGCGTGGCCACCCTGCTGGTCGGCCTGGCGATCAAGTACACCCTCGGCTGGCGGGTCGAGGACGACGAGGAGGTCGAGGGCATCGACTTCGCCGAGCACGGCGAGGCGGCCTACGACCTGCAGGGCACCAGCGGCGCCCGCCGCGGCCTGACTGGCCACGTGCCGGTCCCCGCGGGACGCCACGAGAAGCGCGAGAGCGAAGGAGCGACGGCATGA
- the ftsY gene encoding signal recognition particle-docking protein FtsY → MEWLYAVIGIAVVGVLLIAGLVTRVGRRRSGQAPEGGTDVISRPERPDTAPPEEGGEPAGDVLVEEPPAPTLERPEGRQSRLVRLRERLSRSQGLLGKGLLALLSRDRLDEDTWEDIEDTLLTADIGVQPTQELVGNLRTRLRVEGTTGEEARTVLREELISLLGPDMDRRLQVSGADGQPGVVLVVGVNGTGKTTTVGKIARILVAEDKSVVLGAADTFRAAAVDQLATWGERVGVETVRGPEGSDPASVAFDAVKKGAEEGVDTVLVDTAGRLQNKAGLMDELGKVKRVIEKTAPVTEVLLVIDATTGQNGLIQARVFSEVVDVTGIVLTKLDGSAKGGIVVAVQKELGVPVKLVGIGEGADDLAPFSPEAFADAILG, encoded by the coding sequence ATGGAGTGGCTCTATGCCGTCATCGGGATCGCCGTCGTCGGCGTCCTGCTCATCGCCGGCCTGGTCACCCGGGTCGGCCGTCGCCGGTCCGGGCAGGCGCCGGAGGGCGGCACCGACGTCATCTCGAGGCCGGAGCGGCCCGACACCGCGCCGCCCGAGGAGGGCGGCGAACCCGCGGGGGACGTGCTGGTCGAGGAGCCCCCGGCTCCGACGCTGGAGCGCCCCGAGGGCCGCCAGTCCCGCCTGGTGCGGCTGCGCGAGCGGCTCTCCCGCTCCCAGGGCCTGCTGGGCAAGGGGCTGCTGGCTCTGCTCTCCCGCGACCGCCTCGACGAGGACACGTGGGAGGACATTGAGGACACCCTCCTGACCGCCGACATCGGCGTGCAGCCCACCCAGGAGCTGGTGGGCAACCTGCGGACCCGGCTGCGGGTCGAGGGCACCACCGGCGAGGAGGCGCGCACCGTCCTGCGCGAGGAGCTGATCTCCCTGCTCGGCCCGGACATGGACCGCCGCCTGCAGGTCAGCGGCGCGGACGGCCAGCCCGGCGTGGTCCTGGTCGTCGGCGTCAACGGCACCGGCAAGACCACCACCGTCGGCAAGATCGCCCGGATCCTCGTGGCCGAGGACAAGTCCGTGGTGCTCGGCGCCGCCGACACCTTCCGTGCGGCGGCCGTCGACCAGCTCGCCACCTGGGGCGAGCGGGTCGGCGTCGAGACCGTCCGCGGCCCGGAGGGCTCCGACCCCGCGTCGGTGGCCTTCGACGCGGTGAAGAAGGGCGCCGAGGAGGGCGTGGACACCGTCCTGGTCGACACCGCCGGCCGCCTGCAGAACAAGGCCGGCCTGATGGACGAGCTCGGCAAGGTCAAGCGGGTGATCGAGAAGACCGCCCCGGTGACCGAGGTGCTGCTGGTCATCGACGCCACCACGGGACAGAACGGCCTGATCCAGGCGCGGGTCTTCTCCGAGGTCGTCGACGTCACCGGCATCGTGCTCACCAAGCTCGACGGCTCGGCCAAGGGCGGCATCGTCGTCGCGGTGCAGAAGGAGCTCGGCGTCCCGGTCAAGCTGGTCGGGATCGGCGAGGGCGCCGACGACCTGGCGCCGTTCTCGCCCGAGGCGTTCGCCGACGCGATCCTGGGCTGA